The Punica granatum isolate Tunisia-2019 chromosome 4, ASM765513v2, whole genome shotgun sequence genome has a window encoding:
- the LOC116202671 gene encoding probable WRKY transcription factor 65: MEGRFRRGSSFRTELEDDGISQTPEPENLTESPRSSGAFGDVMRLPSTSSPKRSRRSIQKRVISIPIKEPEGSRLKGEGAPPSDSWAWRKYGQKPIKGSPYPRGYYRCSSSKGCPARKQVERSRDDPTMLIITYSCEHNHPWPAPRNGHHHHNHHNVAAANAAMDDAPNKPEADVSSPDPEPEQDHEPEAEPDPAKNKFTDIKEESPDLMLINDEFGWFTGMETTTSSLLETPFFDSKAVGVDADMAMFFPMREEDESLYADLGELPECSVVFRHRDVGTEVQIC; encoded by the exons ATGGAGGGAAGGTTTAGAAGAGGCAGTTCTTTCAGGACCGAGCTCGAAGATGACGGAATTAGCCAAACCCCCGAGCCCGAAAATCTCACTGAATCGCCGCGGTCAAGTGGTGCCTTTGGTGATGTGATGAGGCTGCCCTCGACATCATCTCCTAAGAGAAG TAGAAGATCGATACAGAAGAGAGTGATCTCGATTCCGATCAAGGAGCCAGAAGGTTCGAGGCTCAAGGGCGAAGGAGCACCCCCGTCCGATTCCTGGGCTTGGCGGAAGTACGGCCAGAAACCCATCAAAGGGTCTCCATATCCAAG GGGATATTATAGATGTAGTAGTTCGAAGGGCTGCCCGGCTCGGAAACAAGTCGAGAGAAGCCGGGACGACCCGACCATGCTAATCATCACCTACTCCTGCGAGCACAATCACCCGTGGCCAGCCCCGAGAAACGGCCACCACCACCACAACCATCACAATGTTGCCGCTGCCAACGCTGCCATGGATGATGCTCCAAATAAACCTGAGGCAGATGTTAGTTCTCCGGATCCGGAACCGGAACAGGATCATGAACCCGAGGCCGAGCCCGATCCAGCAAAGAACAAGTTCACCGACATAAAGGAGGAATCGCCCGATCTGATGCTAATCAATGATGAGTTCGGGTGGTTCACGGGCATGGAGACGACCACGTCCTCACTCTTGGAGACCCCGTTCTTCGACAGCAAGGCTGTAGGGGTGGACGCGGACATGGCGATGTTCTTTCCGATGAGGGAGGAGGACGAATCGCTGTACGCCGATCTGGGCGAGCTGCCGGAGTGCTCGGTGGTTTTTAGGCACAGGGATGTGGGGACAGAGGTCCAAATCTGCTGA